The region acttttaaataattaaaactgtAATCAAACAATTGTTACTTTATTCTCTTGACCTTATTGACATTGAGAATTCAAGCAGTTactgtaaaaaacaaaaataatcctATCAATATTTATTCTCACAATTCCAAGTTCTACAAACGGTAGCTATAGGACACACCAATTCCTGTTGCTCGATAGGTCCCCCTATTCCTATGTTATTAACAAATAATTGGCCTGGATGAGGATGATATCATTACAACTTGAACAGTTGAGCGAGTATAGCTGCCGACGATTTGTTTCAGTTATTTTCcagaacaattttttgttccgcGACGAACAATTCGTACAAAgtagtcaaaatttttgtaaaatacaaTGTCGTGGAatatgtaattgaaaaatgatatatCCTAGAGCGATATCGAGCGATTCAAAGTTAGGGTAGACAAAAGTTTTCTTCCCCCAGTAATGAGAGATCATTTCACCAATTCTGAATTAATGAATGCGGTCAATTTCGCTGCCGCATTCAATTTTACCATGATTATTAATTGAGAAGAATGTTATGCAAGACCAAAGCAGAGATTATGCACATAATATAGTTAGATACTATCTGGAATACGTCTGTAATAGATAGGAGAGGACACTAGGGGAGTAATGAGTAGGTGAGTGGCTGTCAGTTGCATTGCTGTTCGGTACCACCGCTAAACGTTTCTTTGGCACAGTGAGTAGATATTTACCGACCCACTAACTATTTGCTATAAAgtggtgtaaaaaatatcgtaacATTCAACCTAAGCGGGTGAGAGTTTGCTCTAATGATTAATTGCTCTCGTATTATAGGATTTTTTAAACTGCTTTTTGCCCAttgtaattttccattttctttatcCTGTTAATTTATTCGGCAGTCTGCCACGCATAAAACTTACGATTATCACTTTGCAGgatacaatgaattattcaaaagcTGTAATATTACTAGCAATCATTTTTCTACATTGTTATGAAATATCTGCAAGAAGAGGTCGAGGAAGAGGCAGAAGTAAATCGCGAGTTCAAATTGGACTGCCGATCACCGGAAAATACCGAGATCGAGAAAGTGATGAATattataacaacaacaatgtgCGTATTAGAATATATCCGCACTCAAATTGACAGGCTGTCGAGCACAACAGCGATCGGATCGATGCATACTCTGCCGTCAGTATATTCGATGTCAGCAGTAAGAATTGATCATAATGTCGTTATTTCAGGGTGCCAAAATCTTATCGTCATCGCATTTTGACTATGAATACGTTTTGGGGCATAAAATCGCATTCGTATGTTCCGCTCGAGGTACTCCGCGCCCCCACATTACATGGTTCAAGGATGGTACAGAAATTTACACTCACCTATACATGAACGTTAGTATAAAGAAGTTGTCATCTTCTATACATTAATACGACGACTGAAGttggagtgaaaatttttattcgttcaaCACTTTTCTACTTTTAGATACACGAATGGCGAACAGGAACTGACagagtaaaatcaaaactggAAATCGATCCAGCAACGCAAATGGATGCCGGGGTTTACGAATGCACAGCAGATAACATGTATAGTATCGACAGACGATCCTTCAAGACTGACTTTTCTATTGCATTTGATTAAAGTTTTGGGTAAGGTGGAATTATGTAATGTGTCACTTGCTCGTCACGTTTTacgttgaagaaaatattttcaatgatctTCACCGGTATGCAGAATGTGGCAAAAATACAAATGTATCGTAGTTTTTAACAATATTAACGTACGAGGATTAATTTTCATCCCTTGTccaattaatcaaattttatttcctattAATGTAATTCTTTATCTCCTCTTTCCTCTTCATCACCTCTATCACGGCTACAATCAAATGTGCGTATATTGTGAGTCTTACCTTCGTTCGTTCTGTACGATTTCCATGTAATCCGAACTCCTGGCATAAAAGCCATCGTCTGTAAGAGCGCCCCAAAAGTTGCTCCAAGCTTTGTAAGGCCTGACGAGTAGCGGCGCTACTATTCCTCGCTGTTGTTCTACCAATAATTTCAATGCATTCTGGTTGTCCAAGTGAGCTTCCGAGTCGATTGAAAGTAATCCAGAACATTTTTTAAGCAAGCAGTGTTCACTATTccagaaaataaattgcatTTAAATACGCTTATCTCTTCACATAAATGGCAAAATAGAACATTTATTCTTATCAAAATTTGTGTCTCATTTTACTTTACTAAAAATAACTCTGTAAGATATTAAATTGAGCCTCGACAATATCATTGGTTGTTTTCGTCAATTCGCAAATTCGGGTTCTTCAAAAAATAAGTTGAATGTAAATTAAATTTGTGATTCCCTTACATTTGCAAATCAATATAAATTGGGCGAATAAAAAGAGATTAAAAAGTATTGAATATTGGAAGTGAGATATTTTATGCATACTTACAAAGCGAAATCTCTAGCTCTGACTTCGGATATATCATCTTGTGGTAATATTTGTTTTACGCTTTTGTACTCGTGTGCGTAAGATTCGACGAACTCGTTAATAAGTTCGGAATGATAAGGAACATTGTTGTATATGAACAAATGAAGCTTAGACTTAGGGTAGGtctgtttataaattttctcaagaaaCTCCTCTAAAAACGGTGTTGGGTTGGCTAAGAATATAGAGATCATTATCACAGGATAATTCTCAACCTTTGCCTTGTCTAATTCGATCATTTCGTCCCAACAGTTTAAACACCCTTCTTCGGGACTCCAAGCATTTGCTAAGTAATTACCAAGAGCATTTAATACCAATTTACTGCGACCATTCCCATGAAGAATAAGCGGCACAGTGTTGTAAGCTACGTTCTGTAGATAAGCGTCATTTCCTTTGAATCTCAGCTCAACGTCAGCTGAAATATAATttagatgaataatttttcaacatttcaattattctgtCTTTTGCTTGTTTCTCACGATAGCTAATGTTACAATGCTAAGTTCGACGCTCACCAACTCCACCGAACAGATTCTGGAATATTTCTGATCTGTGATCCAATTTCATTTGATGTTTTTCCCTGAAGTCACGATCTAGGTACAATTCGGTATAAAACCTTTGATCGTCATCTCCGTCGCTGAGCTTGGAGCTGGTTAAAATTGCGTAAATATCTGATGCGTAGCCAATAAATCCACCAGAATTTAAGTACCGTTTACCACGACCCACACTTGGATATCTTGACTCGGCGGATTTATCAGGCCAGCAATACTCCTCCGCAGAAAAGAGAACTCTGGCACCAAATGTCCTGAATTTTTCCACGATAGCTTCAAGACTACTGAGAAATATAACGTCATACCTGGAAATAATATGCTGGCTGATTGATTCGTTTGTTTGTTAACAGGGTGAGtaaattgtttaatttcattgaCAATTACCCGTccgtaaataaaattattttatcctTATCATCCTTGTAAGGGCGCAGCTGTTCCTTAAATAAATTGACCTTAAATCCTCCACCGACAGTGCGATGTACATCGCCTCCTTTCCATGTTTCACCTAATCCAAGCACATGGATCTTGTCTCGAAAGCCGTTGACAACGGCTGATCGAATATACCTCTTGTAACCATCAGTCTCATTAGTTGCCACAGTAAATACAAGGACATCTGAAAGAATACATTAAAATATGTTAAAGTAAAAAACTTGTCGATATGGTAGATTCAATTTTGCGTGTCCTACTAGGTATGAAAGTTTAGTCGGGAACTTTTACAAAATCGAATACGACATAATGTCGTGAACGACTCAATAAAACAGATGCTGTAATAATGTAATTGCATCACGATTGAGATGTACCCTCAgtgaaatgataataataataataataataataataataataataataataataataataataataataataataataataacaacaacagcacATGCACAAGCTATAGCAATAAATCCACGTGCATTTTGTGTAGGAGGACATTAATATGATAGTAGATGTAAGTCCACGCACGGATATTCATTCAGATATCGGGGATAAGAAATTGTTGATAaacttgtaaatatttatagtttatgaataaattatcgtaTGTATAACATGATTGCAGTAATTATTACTGTATATTCAAATAGTTCGCGTACATTTGTCGGATTTGTCGTGattgtatgtattatacgcaATGCGAACAAAGTATAATGTATGATTGATAAAAGTGTCCAAGATATATTACTGTATCTACCCTGTGTTTTAACAGAACTAACCatatccctttataaaatttcgtatATACACTAGGATAGAAAGTAGAAGAAATGCTATTGAAACGTACAAATTTGCATTGAAATCGTGTAAGCTTCTGTACTTTTTAATATGGTTTTCTATTTTTGCTATGCGAATCTAGACGTTTATTTCAACTAAGGGTAATTAGAATTACAACAACCGTACGAATAGTGTCTATATAACAATTATATGTAACGTGGATAACATGTAATATAAGTACAGGATTATAATGccaaaattatacaattatatatcgTATATACAGGGGATAAACTATATTCGATTTATTACATCAATCAACTGCATGGCGATAATCGCAGAGCTGTAAGAGCTACACGTCATAAAGGGTAAAGCAGTTAATTATTGATGCAAAGACCAGAATGCATGCTGACGTCATCCGGGCACCGAGACGCGGAGGAATAATATTGTAAACGTGGTGAACGTTATGTCATCCCGCGAAAGAATACAGCGGCTCTCTTGTGACTCGGTTCAAACGCCGAACGACTCAGCGCCGTTCTGCGTCCCGGCGCTTTCCTTACACATATATTGTGATTACTTATATCGACACGCGTCTTAATTCCAACTACAAGGTACGCTGACATTAACTGGTAGCTATAATGTGatcatattgaagttagtaacgttatcgtaacgattcttGCCGAGGAAAAACggttatttcacgattttcgaattatttgaaattcagtaaatcgttataaaacaaaacacactcaTATTTAGAAATCCTAGTTCCTTTAAAAGCGTTTTAAAATCaggaaaatagtgattttttatccccgatgtttcgttacgacaacgttactaacttcaaccttgt is a window of Neodiprion pinetum isolate iyNeoPine1 chromosome 4, iyNeoPine1.2, whole genome shotgun sequence DNA encoding:
- the LOC124216843 gene encoding immunoglobulin domain-containing protein oig-4, producing MNYSKAVILLAIIFLHCYEISARRGRGRGRSKSRVQIGLPITGKYRDRESDEYYNNNNGAKILSSSHFDYEYVLGHKIAFVCSARGTPRPHITWFKDGTEIYTHLYMNIHEWRTGTDRVKSKLEIDPATQMDAGVYECTADNMYSIDRRSFKTDFSIAFD
- the Plod gene encoding procollagen-lysine,2-oxoglutarate 5-dioxygenase isoform X3, producing MYLALMERQLYALIREILAVQRRLVLVLLRFQRKPDVLVFTVATNETDGYKRYIRSAVVNGFRDKIHVLGLGETWKGGDVHRTVGGGFKVNLFKEQLRPYKDDKDKIILFTDGYDVIFLSSLEAIVEKFRTFGARVLFSAEEYCWPDKSAESRYPSVGRGKRYLNSGGFIGYASDIYAILTSSKLSDGDDDQRFYTELYLDRDFREKHQMKLDHRSEIFQNLFGGVADVELRFKGNDAYLQNVAYNTVPLILHGNGRSKLVLNALGNYLANAWSPEEGCLNCWDEMIELDKAKVENYPVIMISIFLANPTPFLEEFLEKIYKQTYPKSKLHLFIYNNVPYHSELINEFVESYAHEYKSVKQILPQDDISEVRARDFAFEHCLLKKCSGLLSIDSEAHLDNQNALKLLVEQQRGIVAPLLVRPYKAWSNFWGALTDDGFYARSSDYMEIVQNERRGLWNVPFVSNCYLINASLINNKETRPSYSVGDLDVSMSFAYSNREKDIFMYVSNRVEFGHLVSPDNFDTKLTNPDLYQIFDNKLDWQKRYIHENYTENFNPNKTPIQPCPDVFWFPIVTTRFTKELIEIMEAFGQWSDGTNSDPRLSGGYENVPTRDIHTNQVNLEPQWLYFLKEYVRPLQELIFTGYFHDPPRSLMNFMVRYRPDEQPSLRPHHDSSTYTINIALNRAGIDYEGGGCRFIRYNCSVTDTKPGWMLMHPGRLTHYHEGLLVTKGTRYIMISFVDP
- the Plod gene encoding procollagen-lysine,2-oxoglutarate 5-dioxygenase isoform X5; this translates as MIDVIKDVLVFTVATNETDGYKRYIRSAVVNGFRDKIHVLGLGETWKGGDVHRTVGGGFKVNLFKEQLRPYKDDKDKIILFTDGYDVIFLSSLEAIVEKFRTFGARVLFSAEEYCWPDKSAESRYPSVGRGKRYLNSGGFIGYASDIYAILTSSKLSDGDDDQRFYTELYLDRDFREKHQMKLDHRSEIFQNLFGGVADVELRFKGNDAYLQNVAYNTVPLILHGNGRSKLVLNALGNYLANAWSPEEGCLNCWDEMIELDKAKVENYPVIMISIFLANPTPFLEEFLEKIYKQTYPKSKLHLFIYNNVPYHSELINEFVESYAHEYKSVKQILPQDDISEVRARDFAFEHCLLKKCSGLLSIDSEAHLDNQNALKLLVEQQRGIVAPLLVRPYKAWSNFWGALTDDGFYARSSDYMEIVQNERRGLWNVPFVSNCYLINASLINNKETRPSYSVGDLDVSMSFAYSNREKDIFMYVSNRVEFGHLVSPDNFDTKLTNPDLYQIFDNKLDWQKRYIHENYTENFNPNKTPIQPCPDVFWFPIVTTRFTKELIEIMEAFGQWSDGTNSDPRLSGGYENVPTRDIHTNQVNLEPQWLYFLKEYVRPLQELIFTGYFHDPPRSLMNFMVRYRPDEQPSLRPHHDSSTYTINIALNRAGIDYEGGGCRFIRYNCSVTDTKPGWMLMHPGRLTHYHEGLLVTKGTRYIMISFVDP
- the Plod gene encoding procollagen-lysine,2-oxoglutarate 5-dioxygenase isoform X2 gives rise to the protein MGETVRKIFQPTNCRCNLSAYFSLCFLLLGFTVSWVDGKDPEVYTDACAIKVQRSRNMYLSNYSEHPGCECDISSKIAARTYTQNQRCRSTADVDVNDVLVFTVATNETDGYKRYIRSAVVNGFRDKIHVLGLGETWKGGDVHRTVGGGFKVNLFKEQLRPYKDDKDKIILFTDGYDVIFLSSLEAIVEKFRTFGARVLFSAEEYCWPDKSAESRYPSVGRGKRYLNSGGFIGYASDIYAILTSSKLSDGDDDQRFYTELYLDRDFREKHQMKLDHRSEIFQNLFGGVADVELRFKGNDAYLQNVAYNTVPLILHGNGRSKLVLNALGNYLANAWSPEEGCLNCWDEMIELDKAKVENYPVIMISIFLANPTPFLEEFLEKIYKQTYPKSKLHLFIYNNVPYHSELINEFVESYAHEYKSVKQILPQDDISEVRARDFAFEHCLLKKCSGLLSIDSEAHLDNQNALKLLVEQQRGIVAPLLVRPYKAWSNFWGALTDDGFYARSSDYMEIVQNERRGLWNVPFVSNCYLINASLINNKETRPSYSVGDLDVSMSFAYSNREKDIFMYVSNRVEFGHLVSPDNFDTKLTNPDLYQIFDNKLDWQKRYIHENYTENFNPNKTPIQPCPDVFWFPIVTTRFTKELIEIMEAFGQWSDGTNSDPRLDGGYEAVPTRDIHASQVGLDETWLEFLKEYVSPLQKMVYLGYEDYPPRSLMNFMVRYRPDEQPSLRPHHDSSTYTINIALNRAGIDYEGGGCRFIRYNCSVTDTKPGWMLMHPGRLTHYHEGLLVTKGTRYIMISFVDP
- the Plod gene encoding procollagen-lysine,2-oxoglutarate 5-dioxygenase isoform X1, whose protein sequence is MGETVRKIFQPTNCRCNLSAYFSLCFLLLGFTVSWVDGKDPEVYTDACAIKVQRSRNMYLSNYSEHPGCECDISSKIAARTYTQNQRCRSTADVDVNDVLVFTVATNETDGYKRYIRSAVVNGFRDKIHVLGLGETWKGGDVHRTVGGGFKVNLFKEQLRPYKDDKDKIILFTDGYDVIFLSSLEAIVEKFRTFGARVLFSAEEYCWPDKSAESRYPSVGRGKRYLNSGGFIGYASDIYAILTSSKLSDGDDDQRFYTELYLDRDFREKHQMKLDHRSEIFQNLFGGVADVELRFKGNDAYLQNVAYNTVPLILHGNGRSKLVLNALGNYLANAWSPEEGCLNCWDEMIELDKAKVENYPVIMISIFLANPTPFLEEFLEKIYKQTYPKSKLHLFIYNNVPYHSELINEFVESYAHEYKSVKQILPQDDISEVRARDFAFEHCLLKKCSGLLSIDSEAHLDNQNALKLLVEQQRGIVAPLLVRPYKAWSNFWGALTDDGFYARSSDYMEIVQNERRGLWNVPFVSNCYLINASLINNKETRPSYSVGDLDVSMSFAYSNREKDIFMYVSNRVEFGHLVSPDNFDTKLTNPDLYQIFDNKLDWQKRYIHENYTENFNPNKTPIQPCPDVFWFPIVTTRFTKELIEIMEAFGQWSDGTNSDPRLSGGYENVPTRDIHTNQVNLEPQWLYFLKEYVRPLQELIFTGYFHDPPRSLMNFMVRYRPDEQPSLRPHHDSSTYTINIALNRAGIDYEGGGCRFIRYNCSVTDTKPGWMLMHPGRLTHYHEGLLVTKGTRYIMISFVDP
- the Plod gene encoding procollagen-lysine,2-oxoglutarate 5-dioxygenase isoform X4, with protein sequence MTTLLQFVFLFYFLLGAVSSAEKDDDVLVFTVATNETDGYKRYIRSAVVNGFRDKIHVLGLGETWKGGDVHRTVGGGFKVNLFKEQLRPYKDDKDKIILFTDGYDVIFLSSLEAIVEKFRTFGARVLFSAEEYCWPDKSAESRYPSVGRGKRYLNSGGFIGYASDIYAILTSSKLSDGDDDQRFYTELYLDRDFREKHQMKLDHRSEIFQNLFGGVADVELRFKGNDAYLQNVAYNTVPLILHGNGRSKLVLNALGNYLANAWSPEEGCLNCWDEMIELDKAKVENYPVIMISIFLANPTPFLEEFLEKIYKQTYPKSKLHLFIYNNVPYHSELINEFVESYAHEYKSVKQILPQDDISEVRARDFAFEHCLLKKCSGLLSIDSEAHLDNQNALKLLVEQQRGIVAPLLVRPYKAWSNFWGALTDDGFYARSSDYMEIVQNERRGLWNVPFVSNCYLINASLINNKETRPSYSVGDLDVSMSFAYSNREKDIFMYVSNRVEFGHLVSPDNFDTKLTNPDLYQIFDNKLDWQKRYIHENYTENFNPNKTPIQPCPDVFWFPIVTTRFTKELIEIMEAFGQWSDGTNSDPRLSGGYENVPTRDIHTNQVNLEPQWLYFLKEYVRPLQELIFTGYFHDPPRSLMNFMVRYRPDEQPSLRPHHDSSTYTINIALNRAGIDYEGGGCRFIRYNCSVTDTKPGWMLMHPGRLTHYHEGLLVTKGTRYIMISFVDP